The following are from one region of the Salvia hispanica cultivar TCC Black 2014 chromosome 1, UniMelb_Shisp_WGS_1.0, whole genome shotgun sequence genome:
- the LOC125196624 gene encoding rhamnogalacturonate lyase-like yields MSRLLPVSNQEASPPVQLHVTPTHVEIDNGIVKLTLMNPGGLITSIGYNGVDNILEYVLAEDRRGYCDIVWSRPDRSGSNFDMLFCTRFTVIVETADQVEVSFTKTWNPSLDKEVPLNVDKRYILLRGSSGFYSYSIFEHLKGWPALNIDEARIAFKLHQDMFNYMVISDDKQRVMPTDKDRKAGDPLAYPEAVIISHPSNPQLKGEVDDKYEYSCNNEDNHVHGWISSTNPRIGFWVVMPGDEFRAGGPIKQDLTSHAGPTSLATFFSNHYAGDTFGVSLRNGEPWKKVFGPVFIYLNSGPSTSAIWGDAKRQTAEEMRKWPYDFPQSPDFPGPNQRGAITGRLLVHDIVTAPAKSAYVGLALPGVVGSWQEDTKGYQFWTRTDKNGYFSISGVRAGTYNLCAWVPGVIGDYKHPSDITILPGKQVAIGEAVYSAPRNGPTLWEIGIPDRTAAEFYVPDPYPNLVNKLFINHAEKYRQYGLWSRYTDLYPRNDLVYTVGVSDYHKDWFFAHVTRDANGQYLGTTWKIAFNVKNVMSRGTYMLQLALASASYAEIQVGVNDRPYFTTGKIGKENVIARHGIHGLYRLFSVKILGSLLVEGTNTIYLSQLRGGNPFFGVLYDYIRLEAPPQP; encoded by the exons ATGAGCAGATTATTACCAGTGAGTAATCAAGAGGCATCACCTCCGGTCCAGCTCCATGTAACGCCCACCCAT gtgGAGATTGACAATGGCATTGTTAAACTGACATTAATGAATCCGGGAGGCTTGATCACAAGCATCGGATACAACGGGGTCGACAATATTCTTGAGTACGTCTTAGCTGAAGACCGAAGAGG ATATTGTGACATTGTATGGAGCAGGCCCGATCGCAGTGGCAGCAATTTCGACAT GCTGTTTTGTACAAGATTCACAGTTATAGTAGAAACTGCTGATCAGGTTGAGGTTTCATTCACAAAGACATGGAATCCATCCCTTGATAAAGAAGTACCTCTCAATGTCGATAAAAGGTACATTCTGTTGCGTGGATCATCGGGTTTCTACTCTTACTCCATATTCGAGCATTTGAAAGGATGGCCTGCTCTCAACATTGATGAAGCAAGAATCGCCTTCAAGCTCCACCAAGACAT GTTTAATTACATGGTAATATCGGACGACAAGCAGAGGGTCATGCCAACAGACAAGGACAGAAAAGCAGGCGATCCGCTTGCTTATCCGGAAGCTGTTATCATATCACATCCTAGCAATCCACAACTAAAAGGAGAGGTGGATGATAAGTATGAGTACTCGTGCAACAACGAGGATAACCACGTACATGGCTGGATCAGCTCCACTAATCCGCGCATCGGATTCTGGGTGGTGATGCCTGGTGATGAATTCCGAGCAGGCGGCCCTATCAAACAAGACCTCACATCACATGCCGGCCCTACTTCCTTAGCTACGTTTTTCAGTAATCACTATGCCGGTGACACCTTTGGCGTTAGCTTGCGCAATGGAGAGCCGTGGAAGAAGGTGTTCGGACCTGTTTTCATCTACCTCAACTCGGGTCCCAGCACTAGTGCCATATGGGGAGATGCTAAGAGACAG ACAGCAGAAGAGATGAGGAAATGGCCATATGATTTCCCACAATCACCAGACTTTCCTGGTCCCAATCAACGCGGTGCAATCACCGGCCGCCTTTTGGTACATGATATTGTAACGGCACCAGCAAAATCAGCCTACGTCGGATTGGCTCTTCCCGGAGTTGTAGGATCTTGGCAAGAGGACACTAAG GGCTATCAATTTTGGACACGAACTGACAAAAACGGCTACTTCAGCATCAGTGGTGTCAGAGCAGGCACATACAACTTGTGCGCGTGGGTGCCAGGTGTCATCGGGGACTACAAACACCCCTCTGACATAACCATCCTTCCAGGAAAACAAGTTGCGATAGGCGAAGCCGTGTACAGTGCTCCAAGAAACGGTCCAACTCTCTGGGAAATCGGGATCCCTGACCGCACTGCAGCAGAGTTCTACGTTCCCGACCCATACCCTAATCTCGTAAACAAACTATTCATCAACCACGCAGAAAAGTACAGGCAATATGGGCTGTGGAGCAGATACACAGACTTGTATCCTCGTAACGACCTCGTTTACACCGTTGGAGTAAGCGACTATCACAAGGACTGGTTTTTCGCGCATGTAACCAGGGATGCGAACGGACAATACTTAGGAACGACATGGAAAATCGCGTTCAACGTTAAAAACGTGATGAGCAGAGGAACGTACATGCTTCAGCTTGCGTTGGCGTCTGCGAGCTATGCAGAGATACAAGTAGGGGTGAACGACCGGCCTTATTTCACCACAGGGAAGATCGGGAAAGAGAACGTGATTGCGAGGCACGGGATTCATGGGCTCTACAGATTGTTCAGTGTGAAAATATTAGGATCTCTTTTGGTGGAAGGAACAAACACAATATATCTCAGTCAGTTGCGAGGTGGAAATCCGTTCTTCGGCGTCCTCTACGATTACATTCGCCTCGAAGCCCCGCCGCAGCCTTGA
- the LOC125196615 gene encoding probable rhamnogalacturonate lyase B has translation MEKMGRRRSTARCLVIILSFFFLLITKNHAHRSSPPVKLHVTEQHVEIDNSIVKITLSNPGGMITSLGYENVNNVLEYRLEEGRRGYYDIMWRRPDRNESNLDTLDCTSFRVVAATDDQVEVSFTKTWHHFLDGKVPLNIDKRYIVLRGSSGFYSYAILKHRAGWPDLNIGEARIVFKLRQDMFRYMVISDDKQRVMPTSMDREGCHNLDYKEAVLLTNSSNPLLRGEVDDKYQYSCDNKDNRVHGWISSKPHIGFWVITPSDEFRAGGPIKQDLTSHATSTSLAIFFSAHYAGPDFGVRLRNGERWKKVFGPVFMYLNSDSTNNPNAIWEDAKGQAAQETKKWPYDFPLSPDFPHSNQRGAISGRLFVNDGAITLANLAYLGLAQPGDAGSWQENTKGYQFWTQSDERGNFSIKGVRAGTYNLYAWVPGVIGDYKHHANITIRPGSQVVIGDIVYNPPRNGPTLWEIGIPDRTAAEFYVPDPTPHLVNRLYVNHTEKYRQYGLWNRYTDLYPLHDLIYTVGVSDYRRDWFFAHVNRRVKGSYVATAWQVVFNVRHVKMRGIYTLRVALASANFAEIQVWVNKHKGVGPHFSTGMIGGDNAIARHGIHGLYRLYSVNISGSQLLEGRNKIYLRQARGYLPFLGAMYDYIRLETPPHPS, from the exons ATGGAGAAGATGGGTCGACGAAGATCAACTGCACGCTGCCTTGTTATTATACTgtctttctttttccttctaaTTACCAAGAATCATGCACAcag GTCATCACCTCCAGTCAAACTCCACGTAACTGAGCAACAT GTGGAGATAGATAACAGCATTGTTAAAATCACGTTGTCGAATCCGGGTGGCATGATCACAAGCCTCGGGTACGAAAACGTCAACAATGTACTTGAATATCGCCTCGAAGAAGGGCGAAGAGG TTACTATGACATCATGTGGAGGAGGCCAGATCGCAACGAAAGTAACTTGGATAC GCTCGACTGTACGAGCTTCAGAGTTGTAGCAGCAACCGATGATCAGGTTGAAGTTTCTTTTACAAAGACATGGCATCACTTCCTTGATGGAAAAGTACCTCTCAATATTGATAAGAG GTATATTGTCTTGCGTGGATCTTCTGGTTTCTACTCGTACGCAATTTTAAAGCATAGGGCAGGATGGCCCGATCTAAACATAGGCGAAGCAAGAATCGTATTCAAGCTTAGACAAGACAT GTTTCGTTACATGGTAATATCTGACGATAAGCAACGAGTCATGCCAACATCAATGGATAGGGAAGGATGCCACAATCTTGACTACAAGGAGGCTGTTCTGTTAACAAATTCCAGCAATCCTCTACTTAGAGGAGAG GTGGATGATAAGTATCAGTACTCGTGCGACAACAAGGACAATCGTGTTCACGGATGGATTAGTTCGAAACCTCACATTGGGTTTTGGGTGATAACGCCTAGTGATGAGTTCCGAGCTGGTGGCCCTATCAAACAAGATCTTACTTCACATGCTACCTCCACTTCCCTAGCT ATTTTCTTTAGCGCGCATTATGCTGGTCCAGATTTTGGAGTTAGATTGCGCAATGGAGAGCGGTGGAAGAAGGTCTTCGGCCCTGTTTTCATGTACCTCAACTCGGATTCTACTAATAACCCGAATGCAATTTGGGAAGACGCTAAGGGTCAG GCTGCACAAGAGACCAAGAAATGGCCTTACGATTTCCCATTGTCACCAGATTTTCCTCATTCTAACCAACGTGGTGCCATCTCTGGCCGACTATTTGTAAACGACGGTGCAATCACACTAGCAAATTTGGCATATCTGGGATTGGCTCAACCTGGAGATGCTGGATCTTGGCAAGAGAACACTAAG GGCTATCAATTTTGGACCCAAAGTGATGAGAGGGGCAACTTCAGCATCAAAGGTGTTAGAGCAGGCACTTACAATTTGTACGCGTGGGTGCCAGGTGTCATTGGAGACTACAAACACCATGCTAACATTACGATCCGACCAG GAAGCCAAGTTGTAATCGGAGATATTGTGTACAATCCTCCAAGAAATGGTCCGACTCTATGGGAAATTGGAATCCCTGATCGAACAGCAGCTGAGTTCTACGTTCCTGATCCAACCCCTCACCTAGTCAACCGGCTATACGTTAACCACACTgaaaa GTATAGGCAATATGGTTTGTGGAACAGATACACTGACTTATATCCTCTTCACGATCTCATTTACACCGTTGGAGTCAGCGACTATCGTAGAGACTGGTTTTTCGCCCATGTAAACAG GCGTGTGAAGGGAAGCTATGTAGCAACGGCATGGCAAGTCGTGTTCAACGTGAGACATGTGAAAATGAGAGGAATTTACACACTTCGGGTAGCATTGGCATCTGCCAACTTTGCAGAAATCCAAGTATGGGTGAACAAGCACAAGGGCGTTGGCCCACATTTCTCAACAGGAATGATTGGCGGAGACAATGCAATTGCTAGGCATGGCATTCATGGCCTCTACAGATTATACAGTGTCAACATTTCAGGATCTCAACTGTTGGAaggaagaaacaaaatatatctTAGGCAAGCACGCGGATACCTGCCATTCCTCGGCGCTATGTATGACTACATCCGCCTCGAAACCCCACCCCATCCCTCATAA